A single genomic interval of Physeter macrocephalus isolate SW-GA unplaced genomic scaffold, ASM283717v5 random_166, whole genome shotgun sequence harbors:
- the ADAM15 gene encoding disintegrin and metalloproteinase domain-containing protein 15 isoform X6, with protein sequence MRLALLWALGLLGAGSPLPSRPLPDIGGTEEKQARPERALNGSSEPQILQDNLTLSLAEVLQTSLPEALRIKLELDGESHILELLQNRELVSGRPTLVWYQPDGTRLVSEGHTLENCCYQGRVQGHANSWVSVCTCSGLRGLVILSPERSYSLELGPGDLQGPPVISRLQDLLLPGHTCALSWPASVPTQAPPEHPLGQRHLLQWRRDVVTETKIVELVIVADHSEVLRYRDFQSLLNRTLEVALLLDTFFRPLNVRVALVGLEAWTQRDLIEISQHPGLTLDSFLRWRRTDLLPRLPHDSAQLVTATSFSGPMVGMAIQNSICSPEFSGGVNMDHSTSILGVASSIAHELGHSLGLGHDSPGNSCPCPGPAPAKSCIMESSTDFLPGLNFSNCSRQALEKALLGGMGSCLFERLSSLPSMASVCGNMLVEPGEQCDCGFPDDCTDPCCDYFTCQLRPGAQCASDGLCCQNCQLRPAGWQCRSTRGDCDLPEFCPGDSSQCPPDVSLGDGEPCAGGQAVCMQGRCTSYAQQCQALWGPGAQPAAPLCLLTANTRGDAFGSCGRSPDGSYVSCAPRDAICGQLQCQGGRAQPLLGSTRDLHWEMLEANGTQLKLNCSWVHLDLGNDVAQPLLTLPGTACGPGLVCIDRQCQPVEILGTQGCRSKCHGHGVCNSNRHCHCEEGWAPPDCTTRIRATSSLTTGLPLSLLLLLVLVLLGVSYWHRARLRQRLCQLKGPSCQYRAAQSTPPERPGPPQRALLMPGAKQASALGFPAPPSRPLPPDPVPKRLQSQGPTKPPPPRKPLPTDPQGQRPSADLPGPGAGIPSPVVPTRFRCLQPGLRISTGRPDPWSPPW encoded by the exons ATGCGGCTGGCGCTGCTCTgggccctggggctcctgggggccGGCAGCCCTCTGCCCTCCCGGCCGCTCCCAGATATAG GTGGCACTGAGGAGAAGCAGGCAAGGCCAGAGAGGGCCCTGAATGGGTCTTCGGAGCCCCAGATCCTTCAGGACAACCTCACGCTCAGCCTAGCAGAGGTACTTCAG ACCAGTCTGCCTGAGGCTTTGCGGATCAAATTGGAATTGGATGGTGAGAGTCATATCCTGGAGCTGCTACAGAATAG GGAGCTAGTCTCAGGCCGCCCAACCCTGGTGTGGTACCAGCCTGATGGCACCCGGTTGGTCAGTGAGGGACACACTCTG GAGAACTGCTGCTACCAGGGAAGAGTGCAGGGCCACGCCAACTCCTGGGTCTCTGTCTGCACCTGCTCTGGGCTCAG GGGCTTGGTGATCCTGTCCCCAGAGAGAAGCTACTCCctggagctggggcctggggacCTTCAGGGTCCCCCTGTTATCTCCCGGCTCCAAGACCTCCTCCTGCCAGGCCACACTTGTGCCCTGAGCTGGCCTGCATCTGTGCCCACTCAGGCTCCACCAGAGCACCCCCTGGGACAGCGTCACCTTCTCCAG TGGAGGCGGGACGTGGTGACAGAGACCAAGATTGTTGAGCTGGTGATTGTGGCTGACCATTCCGAG GTCCTGAGGTACCGGGACTTCCAGAGCCTGCTGAACCGCACCCTGGAAGTGGCCCTCCTCCTGGACACA TTCTTCAGGCCTCTGAATGTCCGGGTGGCGCTAGTGGGCCTGGAGGCCTGGACTCAGCGTGACCTGATAGAGATAAGCCAGCACCCAGGTCTCACACTAGACAGCTTCCTCCGCTGGCGCCGGACAGACCTGCTGCCTCGGTTGCCCCATGACAGTGCCCAGCTGGTGAC TGCCACGTCATTCTCTGGGCCCATGGTGGGCATGGCCATTCAGAACTCCATCTGTTCTCCTGAATTCTCAGGAGGTGTGAACATG GACCACTCCACAAGCATCCTGGGAGTCGCCTCCTCAATAGCCCACGAGTTGGGCCACAGCCTAGGCCTGGGCCATGACTCACCTGGGAACAGCTGCCCCTGTCCAGGTCCAGCCCCGGCCAAGAGCTGCATCATGGAGTCCTCGACAGA CTTCCTGCCAGGCCTGAACTTCAGCAACTGCAGCCGACAGGCCCTGGAAAAAGCCCTCCTGGGTGGAATGGGCAGCTGCCTCTTTGAACGGCTCTCCAGTCTGCCCTCGATGGCCAGTGTCTGCGGAAATATGTTGGTGGAGCCCGGCGAGCAGTGTGACTGTGGCTTCCCAGAT GACTGCACTGATCCTTGCTGTGATTACTTCACCTGCCAGCTGAGGCCAGGGGCACAGTGTGCGTCCGATGGACTCTGTTGTCAAAATTGCCAG CTGCGCCCGGCTGGCTGGCAGTGCCGCTCTACCAGAGGTGACTGTGACTTGCCCGAGTTCTGCCCAGGAGACAGCTCCCAGTGTCCCCCTGATGTCAGCCTGGGGGACGGTGAGCCGTGTGCTGGTGGACAGGCTGTGTGCATGCAAGGACGCTGTACCTCCTACGCCCAGCAGTGCCAGGCTCTCTGGGGGCCTGGGGCCCAGCCCGCCGCACCACTTTGCCTCCTTACTGCCAACACTCGGGGGGACGCCTTTGGCAGCTGTGGGCGCAGCCCTGATGGCAGCTATGTGTCCTGTGCCCCTAG AGATGCCATTTGTGGGCAGCTCCAgtgccagggagggagggcccagCCTCTGCTGGGCTCAACCCGAGATCTTCACTGGGAGATGCTGGAAGCCAACGGGACCCAGCTGAAATTGAACTGCAGCTGGGTACACCTGGACCTGGGCAACGATGTGGCCCAGCCCCTGCTGACTCTGCCTGGCACAGCCTGTGGCCCCGGCCTG GTGTGCATCGACCGTCAATGCCAACCGGTGGAGATCCTGGGAACACAGGGATGTCGAAGCAAATGCCATGGGCATGGG GTCTGCAACAGCAACAGACACTGCCACTGTGAGGAGGGTTGGGCGCCCCCAGACTGCACCACCCGCATCAGAG CAACCAGCTCCCTGACCACAGGGCTGCCCCTCAGCCTTCTGTTGTTGCTGGTCCTGGTGCTGCTTGGTGTCAGCTACTGGCACCGTGCCCGCCTGCGCCAGCGACTCTGCCAGCTTAAGGGACCCAGCTGCCAATACAG GGCAGCCCAGTCTACTCCCCCCGAACGCCCAGGACCCCCGCAGAGGGCTCTGCTAATGCCAGGTGCCAAG CAGGCTAGTGCTCTTGGCTtcccggcccctccctccaggccgCTGCCTCCTGACCCTGTGCCCAAGAGACTCCAG tctcaggGGCCCACCAAGCCCCCACCCCCGAGAAAACCACTGCCTACTGACCCTCAGGGCCAGCGCCCTTCGGCTGACCTGCCTGGCCCTGGAGCTGGAATCCCGTCCCCAGTGGTACCCACCAG GTTCCGCTGCCTCCAACCTGGACTTAGGATTTCAACAGGCAGACCCGACCCCTGGAGTCCCCCGTGGTGA
- the ADAM15 gene encoding disintegrin and metalloproteinase domain-containing protein 15 isoform X11 — MRLALLWALGLLGAGSPLPSRPLPDIGGTEEKQARPERALNGSSEPQILQDNLTLSLAEVLQTSLPEALRIKLELDGESHILELLQNRELVSGRPTLVWYQPDGTRLVSEGHTLENCCYQGRVQGHANSWVSVCTCSGLRGLVILSPERSYSLELGPGDLQGPPVISRLQDLLLPGHTCALSWPASVPTQAPPEHPLGQRHLLQWRRDVVTETKIVELVIVADHSEVLRYRDFQSLLNRTLEVALLLDTFFRPLNVRVALVGLEAWTQRDLIEISQHPGLTLDSFLRWRRTDLLPRLPHDSAQLVTATSFSGPMVGMAIQNSICSPEFSGGVNMDHSTSILGVASSIAHELGHSLGLGHDSPGNSCPCPGPAPAKSCIMESSTDFLPGLNFSNCSRQALEKALLGGMGSCLFERLSSLPSMASVCGNMLVEPGEQCDCGFPDDCTDPCCDYFTCQLRPGAQCASDGLCCQNCQLRPAGWQCRSTRGDCDLPEFCPGDSSQCPPDVSLGDGEPCAGGQAVCMQGRCTSYAQQCQALWGPGAQPAAPLCLLTANTRGDAFGSCGRSPDGSYVSCAPRDAICGQLQCQGGRAQPLLGSTRDLHWEMLEANGTQLKLNCSWVHLDLGNDVAQPLLTLPGTACGPGLVCIDRQCQPVEILGTQGCRSKCHGHGVCNSNRHCHCEEGWAPPDCTTRIRATSSLTTGLPLSLLLLLVLVLLGVSYWHRARLRQRLCQLKGPSCQYRAAQSTPPERPGPPQRALLMPGAKSQGPTKPPPPRKPLPTDPQGQRPSADLPGPGAGIPSPVVPTRFRCLQPGLRISTGRPDPWSPPW; from the exons ATGCGGCTGGCGCTGCTCTgggccctggggctcctgggggccGGCAGCCCTCTGCCCTCCCGGCCGCTCCCAGATATAG GTGGCACTGAGGAGAAGCAGGCAAGGCCAGAGAGGGCCCTGAATGGGTCTTCGGAGCCCCAGATCCTTCAGGACAACCTCACGCTCAGCCTAGCAGAGGTACTTCAG ACCAGTCTGCCTGAGGCTTTGCGGATCAAATTGGAATTGGATGGTGAGAGTCATATCCTGGAGCTGCTACAGAATAG GGAGCTAGTCTCAGGCCGCCCAACCCTGGTGTGGTACCAGCCTGATGGCACCCGGTTGGTCAGTGAGGGACACACTCTG GAGAACTGCTGCTACCAGGGAAGAGTGCAGGGCCACGCCAACTCCTGGGTCTCTGTCTGCACCTGCTCTGGGCTCAG GGGCTTGGTGATCCTGTCCCCAGAGAGAAGCTACTCCctggagctggggcctggggacCTTCAGGGTCCCCCTGTTATCTCCCGGCTCCAAGACCTCCTCCTGCCAGGCCACACTTGTGCCCTGAGCTGGCCTGCATCTGTGCCCACTCAGGCTCCACCAGAGCACCCCCTGGGACAGCGTCACCTTCTCCAG TGGAGGCGGGACGTGGTGACAGAGACCAAGATTGTTGAGCTGGTGATTGTGGCTGACCATTCCGAG GTCCTGAGGTACCGGGACTTCCAGAGCCTGCTGAACCGCACCCTGGAAGTGGCCCTCCTCCTGGACACA TTCTTCAGGCCTCTGAATGTCCGGGTGGCGCTAGTGGGCCTGGAGGCCTGGACTCAGCGTGACCTGATAGAGATAAGCCAGCACCCAGGTCTCACACTAGACAGCTTCCTCCGCTGGCGCCGGACAGACCTGCTGCCTCGGTTGCCCCATGACAGTGCCCAGCTGGTGAC TGCCACGTCATTCTCTGGGCCCATGGTGGGCATGGCCATTCAGAACTCCATCTGTTCTCCTGAATTCTCAGGAGGTGTGAACATG GACCACTCCACAAGCATCCTGGGAGTCGCCTCCTCAATAGCCCACGAGTTGGGCCACAGCCTAGGCCTGGGCCATGACTCACCTGGGAACAGCTGCCCCTGTCCAGGTCCAGCCCCGGCCAAGAGCTGCATCATGGAGTCCTCGACAGA CTTCCTGCCAGGCCTGAACTTCAGCAACTGCAGCCGACAGGCCCTGGAAAAAGCCCTCCTGGGTGGAATGGGCAGCTGCCTCTTTGAACGGCTCTCCAGTCTGCCCTCGATGGCCAGTGTCTGCGGAAATATGTTGGTGGAGCCCGGCGAGCAGTGTGACTGTGGCTTCCCAGAT GACTGCACTGATCCTTGCTGTGATTACTTCACCTGCCAGCTGAGGCCAGGGGCACAGTGTGCGTCCGATGGACTCTGTTGTCAAAATTGCCAG CTGCGCCCGGCTGGCTGGCAGTGCCGCTCTACCAGAGGTGACTGTGACTTGCCCGAGTTCTGCCCAGGAGACAGCTCCCAGTGTCCCCCTGATGTCAGCCTGGGGGACGGTGAGCCGTGTGCTGGTGGACAGGCTGTGTGCATGCAAGGACGCTGTACCTCCTACGCCCAGCAGTGCCAGGCTCTCTGGGGGCCTGGGGCCCAGCCCGCCGCACCACTTTGCCTCCTTACTGCCAACACTCGGGGGGACGCCTTTGGCAGCTGTGGGCGCAGCCCTGATGGCAGCTATGTGTCCTGTGCCCCTAG AGATGCCATTTGTGGGCAGCTCCAgtgccagggagggagggcccagCCTCTGCTGGGCTCAACCCGAGATCTTCACTGGGAGATGCTGGAAGCCAACGGGACCCAGCTGAAATTGAACTGCAGCTGGGTACACCTGGACCTGGGCAACGATGTGGCCCAGCCCCTGCTGACTCTGCCTGGCACAGCCTGTGGCCCCGGCCTG GTGTGCATCGACCGTCAATGCCAACCGGTGGAGATCCTGGGAACACAGGGATGTCGAAGCAAATGCCATGGGCATGGG GTCTGCAACAGCAACAGACACTGCCACTGTGAGGAGGGTTGGGCGCCCCCAGACTGCACCACCCGCATCAGAG CAACCAGCTCCCTGACCACAGGGCTGCCCCTCAGCCTTCTGTTGTTGCTGGTCCTGGTGCTGCTTGGTGTCAGCTACTGGCACCGTGCCCGCCTGCGCCAGCGACTCTGCCAGCTTAAGGGACCCAGCTGCCAATACAG GGCAGCCCAGTCTACTCCCCCCGAACGCCCAGGACCCCCGCAGAGGGCTCTGCTAATGCCAGGTGCCAAG tctcaggGGCCCACCAAGCCCCCACCCCCGAGAAAACCACTGCCTACTGACCCTCAGGGCCAGCGCCCTTCGGCTGACCTGCCTGGCCCTGGAGCTGGAATCCCGTCCCCAGTGGTACCCACCAG GTTCCGCTGCCTCCAACCTGGACTTAGGATTTCAACAGGCAGACCCGACCCCTGGAGTCCCCCGTGGTGA
- the ADAM15 gene encoding disintegrin and metalloproteinase domain-containing protein 15 isoform X3 — protein sequence MRLALLWALGLLGAGSPLPSRPLPDIGGTEEKQARPERALNGSSEPQILQDNLTLSLAEVLQTSLPEALRIKLELDGESHILELLQNRELVSGRPTLVWYQPDGTRLVSEGHTLENCCYQGRVQGHANSWVSVCTCSGLRGLVILSPERSYSLELGPGDLQGPPVISRLQDLLLPGHTCALSWPASVPTQAPPEHPLGQRHLLQWRRDVVTETKIVELVIVADHSEVLRYRDFQSLLNRTLEVALLLDTFFRPLNVRVALVGLEAWTQRDLIEISQHPGLTLDSFLRWRRTDLLPRLPHDSAQLVTATSFSGPMVGMAIQNSICSPEFSGGVNMDHSTSILGVASSIAHELGHSLGLGHDSPGNSCPCPGPAPAKSCIMESSTDFLPGLNFSNCSRQALEKALLGGMGSCLFERLSSLPSMASVCGNMLVEPGEQCDCGFPDDCTDPCCDYFTCQLRPGAQCASDGLCCQNCQLRPAGWQCRSTRGDCDLPEFCPGDSSQCPPDVSLGDGEPCAGGQAVCMQGRCTSYAQQCQALWGPGAQPAAPLCLLTANTRGDAFGSCGRSPDGSYVSCAPRDAICGQLQCQGGRAQPLLGSTRDLHWEMLEANGTQLKLNCSWVHLDLGNDVAQPLLTLPGTACGPGLVCIDRQCQPVEILGTQGCRSKCHGHGVCNSNRHCHCEEGWAPPDCTTRIRATSSLTTGLPLSLLLLLVLVLLGVSYWHRARLRQRLCQLKGPSCQYRAAQSTPPERPGPPQRALLMPGAKASALGFPAPPSRPLPPDPVPKRLQAEMADRPNPPTRPLPADPVVRYPKSQGPTKPPPPRKPLPTDPQGQRPSADLPGPGAGIPSPVVPTRFRCLQPGLRISTGRPDPWSPPW from the exons ATGCGGCTGGCGCTGCTCTgggccctggggctcctgggggccGGCAGCCCTCTGCCCTCCCGGCCGCTCCCAGATATAG GTGGCACTGAGGAGAAGCAGGCAAGGCCAGAGAGGGCCCTGAATGGGTCTTCGGAGCCCCAGATCCTTCAGGACAACCTCACGCTCAGCCTAGCAGAGGTACTTCAG ACCAGTCTGCCTGAGGCTTTGCGGATCAAATTGGAATTGGATGGTGAGAGTCATATCCTGGAGCTGCTACAGAATAG GGAGCTAGTCTCAGGCCGCCCAACCCTGGTGTGGTACCAGCCTGATGGCACCCGGTTGGTCAGTGAGGGACACACTCTG GAGAACTGCTGCTACCAGGGAAGAGTGCAGGGCCACGCCAACTCCTGGGTCTCTGTCTGCACCTGCTCTGGGCTCAG GGGCTTGGTGATCCTGTCCCCAGAGAGAAGCTACTCCctggagctggggcctggggacCTTCAGGGTCCCCCTGTTATCTCCCGGCTCCAAGACCTCCTCCTGCCAGGCCACACTTGTGCCCTGAGCTGGCCTGCATCTGTGCCCACTCAGGCTCCACCAGAGCACCCCCTGGGACAGCGTCACCTTCTCCAG TGGAGGCGGGACGTGGTGACAGAGACCAAGATTGTTGAGCTGGTGATTGTGGCTGACCATTCCGAG GTCCTGAGGTACCGGGACTTCCAGAGCCTGCTGAACCGCACCCTGGAAGTGGCCCTCCTCCTGGACACA TTCTTCAGGCCTCTGAATGTCCGGGTGGCGCTAGTGGGCCTGGAGGCCTGGACTCAGCGTGACCTGATAGAGATAAGCCAGCACCCAGGTCTCACACTAGACAGCTTCCTCCGCTGGCGCCGGACAGACCTGCTGCCTCGGTTGCCCCATGACAGTGCCCAGCTGGTGAC TGCCACGTCATTCTCTGGGCCCATGGTGGGCATGGCCATTCAGAACTCCATCTGTTCTCCTGAATTCTCAGGAGGTGTGAACATG GACCACTCCACAAGCATCCTGGGAGTCGCCTCCTCAATAGCCCACGAGTTGGGCCACAGCCTAGGCCTGGGCCATGACTCACCTGGGAACAGCTGCCCCTGTCCAGGTCCAGCCCCGGCCAAGAGCTGCATCATGGAGTCCTCGACAGA CTTCCTGCCAGGCCTGAACTTCAGCAACTGCAGCCGACAGGCCCTGGAAAAAGCCCTCCTGGGTGGAATGGGCAGCTGCCTCTTTGAACGGCTCTCCAGTCTGCCCTCGATGGCCAGTGTCTGCGGAAATATGTTGGTGGAGCCCGGCGAGCAGTGTGACTGTGGCTTCCCAGAT GACTGCACTGATCCTTGCTGTGATTACTTCACCTGCCAGCTGAGGCCAGGGGCACAGTGTGCGTCCGATGGACTCTGTTGTCAAAATTGCCAG CTGCGCCCGGCTGGCTGGCAGTGCCGCTCTACCAGAGGTGACTGTGACTTGCCCGAGTTCTGCCCAGGAGACAGCTCCCAGTGTCCCCCTGATGTCAGCCTGGGGGACGGTGAGCCGTGTGCTGGTGGACAGGCTGTGTGCATGCAAGGACGCTGTACCTCCTACGCCCAGCAGTGCCAGGCTCTCTGGGGGCCTGGGGCCCAGCCCGCCGCACCACTTTGCCTCCTTACTGCCAACACTCGGGGGGACGCCTTTGGCAGCTGTGGGCGCAGCCCTGATGGCAGCTATGTGTCCTGTGCCCCTAG AGATGCCATTTGTGGGCAGCTCCAgtgccagggagggagggcccagCCTCTGCTGGGCTCAACCCGAGATCTTCACTGGGAGATGCTGGAAGCCAACGGGACCCAGCTGAAATTGAACTGCAGCTGGGTACACCTGGACCTGGGCAACGATGTGGCCCAGCCCCTGCTGACTCTGCCTGGCACAGCCTGTGGCCCCGGCCTG GTGTGCATCGACCGTCAATGCCAACCGGTGGAGATCCTGGGAACACAGGGATGTCGAAGCAAATGCCATGGGCATGGG GTCTGCAACAGCAACAGACACTGCCACTGTGAGGAGGGTTGGGCGCCCCCAGACTGCACCACCCGCATCAGAG CAACCAGCTCCCTGACCACAGGGCTGCCCCTCAGCCTTCTGTTGTTGCTGGTCCTGGTGCTGCTTGGTGTCAGCTACTGGCACCGTGCCCGCCTGCGCCAGCGACTCTGCCAGCTTAAGGGACCCAGCTGCCAATACAG GGCAGCCCAGTCTACTCCCCCCGAACGCCCAGGACCCCCGCAGAGGGCTCTGCTAATGCCAGGTGCCAAG GCTAGTGCTCTTGGCTtcccggcccctccctccaggccgCTGCCTCCTGACCCTGTGCCCAAGAGACTCCAG GCTGAGATGGCTGACCGACCCAATCCCCCCACCCGCCCTCTGCCCGCTGACCCGGTGGTGAGGTACCCGAAG tctcaggGGCCCACCAAGCCCCCACCCCCGAGAAAACCACTGCCTACTGACCCTCAGGGCCAGCGCCCTTCGGCTGACCTGCCTGGCCCTGGAGCTGGAATCCCGTCCCCAGTGGTACCCACCAG GTTCCGCTGCCTCCAACCTGGACTTAGGATTTCAACAGGCAGACCCGACCCCTGGAGTCCCCCGTGGTGA
- the ADAM15 gene encoding disintegrin and metalloproteinase domain-containing protein 15 isoform X8, whose amino-acid sequence MRLALLWALGLLGAGSPLPSRPLPDIGGTEEKQARPERALNGSSEPQILQDNLTLSLAEVLQTSLPEALRIKLELDGESHILELLQNRELVSGRPTLVWYQPDGTRLVSEGHTLENCCYQGRVQGHANSWVSVCTCSGLRGLVILSPERSYSLELGPGDLQGPPVISRLQDLLLPGHTCALSWPASVPTQAPPEHPLGQRHLLQWRRDVVTETKIVELVIVADHSEVLRYRDFQSLLNRTLEVALLLDTFFRPLNVRVALVGLEAWTQRDLIEISQHPGLTLDSFLRWRRTDLLPRLPHDSAQLVTATSFSGPMVGMAIQNSICSPEFSGGVNMDHSTSILGVASSIAHELGHSLGLGHDSPGNSCPCPGPAPAKSCIMESSTDFLPGLNFSNCSRQALEKALLGGMGSCLFERLSSLPSMASVCGNMLVEPGEQCDCGFPDDCTDPCCDYFTCQLRPGAQCASDGLCCQNCQLRPAGWQCRSTRGDCDLPEFCPGDSSQCPPDVSLGDGEPCAGGQAVCMQGRCTSYAQQCQALWGPGAQPAAPLCLLTANTRGDAFGSCGRSPDGSYVSCAPRDAICGQLQCQGGRAQPLLGSTRDLHWEMLEANGTQLKLNCSWVHLDLGNDVAQPLLTLPGTACGPGLVCIDRQCQPVEILGTQGCRSKCHGHGVCNSNRHCHCEEGWAPPDCTTRIRATSSLTTGLPLSLLLLLVLVLLGVSYWHRARLRQRLCQLKGPSCQYRAAQSTPPERPGPPQRALLMPGAKASALGFPAPPSRPLPPDPVPKRLQSQGPTKPPPPRKPLPTDPQGQRPSADLPGPGAGIPSPVVPTRFRCLQPGLRISTGRPDPWSPPW is encoded by the exons ATGCGGCTGGCGCTGCTCTgggccctggggctcctgggggccGGCAGCCCTCTGCCCTCCCGGCCGCTCCCAGATATAG GTGGCACTGAGGAGAAGCAGGCAAGGCCAGAGAGGGCCCTGAATGGGTCTTCGGAGCCCCAGATCCTTCAGGACAACCTCACGCTCAGCCTAGCAGAGGTACTTCAG ACCAGTCTGCCTGAGGCTTTGCGGATCAAATTGGAATTGGATGGTGAGAGTCATATCCTGGAGCTGCTACAGAATAG GGAGCTAGTCTCAGGCCGCCCAACCCTGGTGTGGTACCAGCCTGATGGCACCCGGTTGGTCAGTGAGGGACACACTCTG GAGAACTGCTGCTACCAGGGAAGAGTGCAGGGCCACGCCAACTCCTGGGTCTCTGTCTGCACCTGCTCTGGGCTCAG GGGCTTGGTGATCCTGTCCCCAGAGAGAAGCTACTCCctggagctggggcctggggacCTTCAGGGTCCCCCTGTTATCTCCCGGCTCCAAGACCTCCTCCTGCCAGGCCACACTTGTGCCCTGAGCTGGCCTGCATCTGTGCCCACTCAGGCTCCACCAGAGCACCCCCTGGGACAGCGTCACCTTCTCCAG TGGAGGCGGGACGTGGTGACAGAGACCAAGATTGTTGAGCTGGTGATTGTGGCTGACCATTCCGAG GTCCTGAGGTACCGGGACTTCCAGAGCCTGCTGAACCGCACCCTGGAAGTGGCCCTCCTCCTGGACACA TTCTTCAGGCCTCTGAATGTCCGGGTGGCGCTAGTGGGCCTGGAGGCCTGGACTCAGCGTGACCTGATAGAGATAAGCCAGCACCCAGGTCTCACACTAGACAGCTTCCTCCGCTGGCGCCGGACAGACCTGCTGCCTCGGTTGCCCCATGACAGTGCCCAGCTGGTGAC TGCCACGTCATTCTCTGGGCCCATGGTGGGCATGGCCATTCAGAACTCCATCTGTTCTCCTGAATTCTCAGGAGGTGTGAACATG GACCACTCCACAAGCATCCTGGGAGTCGCCTCCTCAATAGCCCACGAGTTGGGCCACAGCCTAGGCCTGGGCCATGACTCACCTGGGAACAGCTGCCCCTGTCCAGGTCCAGCCCCGGCCAAGAGCTGCATCATGGAGTCCTCGACAGA CTTCCTGCCAGGCCTGAACTTCAGCAACTGCAGCCGACAGGCCCTGGAAAAAGCCCTCCTGGGTGGAATGGGCAGCTGCCTCTTTGAACGGCTCTCCAGTCTGCCCTCGATGGCCAGTGTCTGCGGAAATATGTTGGTGGAGCCCGGCGAGCAGTGTGACTGTGGCTTCCCAGAT GACTGCACTGATCCTTGCTGTGATTACTTCACCTGCCAGCTGAGGCCAGGGGCACAGTGTGCGTCCGATGGACTCTGTTGTCAAAATTGCCAG CTGCGCCCGGCTGGCTGGCAGTGCCGCTCTACCAGAGGTGACTGTGACTTGCCCGAGTTCTGCCCAGGAGACAGCTCCCAGTGTCCCCCTGATGTCAGCCTGGGGGACGGTGAGCCGTGTGCTGGTGGACAGGCTGTGTGCATGCAAGGACGCTGTACCTCCTACGCCCAGCAGTGCCAGGCTCTCTGGGGGCCTGGGGCCCAGCCCGCCGCACCACTTTGCCTCCTTACTGCCAACACTCGGGGGGACGCCTTTGGCAGCTGTGGGCGCAGCCCTGATGGCAGCTATGTGTCCTGTGCCCCTAG AGATGCCATTTGTGGGCAGCTCCAgtgccagggagggagggcccagCCTCTGCTGGGCTCAACCCGAGATCTTCACTGGGAGATGCTGGAAGCCAACGGGACCCAGCTGAAATTGAACTGCAGCTGGGTACACCTGGACCTGGGCAACGATGTGGCCCAGCCCCTGCTGACTCTGCCTGGCACAGCCTGTGGCCCCGGCCTG GTGTGCATCGACCGTCAATGCCAACCGGTGGAGATCCTGGGAACACAGGGATGTCGAAGCAAATGCCATGGGCATGGG GTCTGCAACAGCAACAGACACTGCCACTGTGAGGAGGGTTGGGCGCCCCCAGACTGCACCACCCGCATCAGAG CAACCAGCTCCCTGACCACAGGGCTGCCCCTCAGCCTTCTGTTGTTGCTGGTCCTGGTGCTGCTTGGTGTCAGCTACTGGCACCGTGCCCGCCTGCGCCAGCGACTCTGCCAGCTTAAGGGACCCAGCTGCCAATACAG GGCAGCCCAGTCTACTCCCCCCGAACGCCCAGGACCCCCGCAGAGGGCTCTGCTAATGCCAGGTGCCAAG GCTAGTGCTCTTGGCTtcccggcccctccctccaggccgCTGCCTCCTGACCCTGTGCCCAAGAGACTCCAG tctcaggGGCCCACCAAGCCCCCACCCCCGAGAAAACCACTGCCTACTGACCCTCAGGGCCAGCGCCCTTCGGCTGACCTGCCTGGCCCTGGAGCTGGAATCCCGTCCCCAGTGGTACCCACCAG GTTCCGCTGCCTCCAACCTGGACTTAGGATTTCAACAGGCAGACCCGACCCCTGGAGTCCCCCGTGGTGA